One genomic window of bacterium includes the following:
- a CDS encoding phosphoglycerate kinase, translated as MNKVSVRDVNFRGQKVLLRVDFNVPFDEKLRITDDRRIREALPTINKILGDGGRVVACSHLGRPGGKPVPEFSLRPVANHLAELLGKPVMFAEDCVGPEAANMVGKMKNGDLMVLENLRFHKEEEKNEPEFAKKLASLADIYVNDAFGSAHRAHASTEGVTKYFKQSVAGFLMEKELQYLGAAVTNPKRPFAAILGGAKISGKIDVIQHLLDKVDILVIGGGMVFTFAKAMNYQVGDSLVEKDKIDLARETIAKAQAAKVKLLFPVDIVIAQEISDTAETKIVPVESIPDGWKGLDIGPKSILFFQDELANAKTIVWNGPMGVFEHTPFAKGTIAIGKLLADLTQSKGAVTIVGGGDSAAAVAEAGLDGSLTHVSTGGGASLEFLEGKELPGVAALTDLAQVGAY; from the coding sequence ATGAATAAAGTGTCAGTACGCGATGTCAATTTCCGGGGGCAGAAAGTGCTGCTTCGGGTTGACTTTAATGTGCCGTTCGACGAGAAACTTCGGATCACCGATGACCGTCGGATCCGCGAAGCATTGCCGACGATCAACAAGATCCTCGGCGATGGCGGACGGGTGGTCGCCTGTTCGCATCTGGGTCGTCCGGGCGGCAAGCCGGTGCCGGAGTTTTCACTTCGCCCGGTAGCGAACCATCTGGCGGAATTGCTCGGCAAACCGGTGATGTTCGCGGAAGATTGTGTTGGACCGGAAGCGGCCAACATGGTCGGCAAAATGAAAAACGGCGACCTGATGGTTCTGGAGAATCTTCGCTTCCACAAGGAAGAAGAGAAGAATGAGCCGGAGTTTGCGAAGAAGCTCGCCTCGCTTGCGGATATCTATGTCAACGACGCATTCGGGTCGGCGCACCGTGCGCATGCCTCGACTGAAGGCGTGACAAAGTACTTCAAGCAGTCGGTGGCCGGTTTCCTGATGGAGAAAGAGCTGCAGTATCTCGGCGCGGCGGTGACCAATCCGAAACGTCCGTTTGCGGCAATACTCGGCGGCGCGAAGATCTCCGGGAAGATTGATGTCATACAGCATCTGCTGGATAAGGTAGATATCCTGGTGATCGGCGGCGGGATGGTCTTTACGTTCGCCAAAGCGATGAATTACCAGGTGGGTGATTCATTGGTGGAGAAAGACAAAATCGATCTGGCGCGGGAGACGATCGCCAAGGCGCAGGCCGCCAAGGTGAAATTGCTTTTCCCGGTGGATATCGTGATCGCACAGGAGATCAGCGATACGGCAGAAACGAAAATTGTGCCGGTCGAAAGTATCCCGGATGGCTGGAAGGGGCTGGACATTGGTCCGAAGTCGATCCTGTTCTTCCAGGATGAACTGGCGAATGCCAAAACGATCGTCTGGAATGGTCCGATGGGTGTGTTTGAGCATACGCCGTTTGCGAAAGGGACGATCGCTATCGGGAAATTGCTGGCGGATCTGACGCAGTCCAAGGGGGCAGTGACGATCGTTGGCGGCGGAGACTCCGCGGCGGCGGTCGCCGAAGCCGGTCTGGATGGTTCGCTGACGCACGTTTCCACGGGCGGTGGGGCCTCGCTGGAGTTCCTGGAAGGGAAAGAGCTACCGGGAGTGGCAGCTTTGACCGACCTGGCGCAGGTGGGCGCGTACTGA
- a CDS encoding triose-phosphate isomerase produces MRQKIICGNWKMNGTVAETESLIGGLLSGESRNPKATAVVCPPYTSLGLASKLLQGSHIALGAQDMSEHEKGAYTGEISAQMLLTLGVTFVILGHSERRQYHAESDDLINRKAKAALVSGLIPIICVGETLAERESGRTEQIVGTQVDGVLAGFGDAELGRIVLAYEPVWAIGTGRTATPAMAQEVHRFIRQRISQKNRAAAERLPILYGGSVKGDNALGLLAEADIDGALVGGACLKADEFIRIINAV; encoded by the coding sequence ATGCGCCAAAAGATCATCTGCGGAAATTGGAAGATGAACGGCACGGTTGCGGAGACCGAGTCGTTAATTGGCGGGTTGCTATCGGGAGAATCGCGTAATCCGAAGGCGACAGCGGTAGTCTGCCCTCCATATACTTCTTTAGGTTTAGCTAGTAAACTATTGCAGGGTAGCCATATAGCGCTTGGGGCGCAAGATATGTCGGAGCATGAGAAGGGGGCGTATACGGGGGAGATCTCGGCGCAGATGCTCTTGACACTTGGGGTTACCTTTGTTATACTGGGCCACTCGGAACGGCGGCAGTACCATGCCGAGTCCGATGATTTGATCAACCGCAAAGCCAAAGCTGCGCTGGTTTCAGGACTTATCCCGATAATTTGTGTCGGAGAAACACTGGCCGAGCGTGAATCCGGTCGCACGGAACAGATCGTTGGGACGCAGGTAGATGGTGTGCTGGCCGGATTCGGTGACGCCGAGTTAGGTCGCATTGTACTGGCATATGAGCCGGTCTGGGCGATCGGGACTGGACGGACCGCGACACCTGCGATGGCGCAGGAGGTTCATCGGTTCATTCGTCAGCGGATCAGTCAGAAAAATCGAGCGGCGGCAGAGAGACTGCCGATCCTGTATGGCGGTTCGGTCAAAGGTGACAACGCCCTGGGATTGCTCGCAGAAGCGGATATAGATGGAGCCCTGGTAGGTGGCGCCTGTTTGAAGGCGGATGAATTTATCAGGATCATAAACGCAGTGTAG
- a CDS encoding peptidase M4 family protein encodes MRQLITIALVVCLAGSLMAAAAQQQIPATRLDMLSLEPTWQTAEIAQGRFVVPGSTVEEKAVAFISSRPDLFKLNSASQELLLTRQATDQLGQEHLRFQQRFQGLRVWGKETIVHFREDQSIYLVGGQLIPTPSLATSPAVDMATAEATARAILADSLVGESINANSELLIYPDRSGTSHLAWLVTITGGERSAIRWRVFVDARSGRELFKYNDIHFDGPAVGTGVDVNINTRTLQTYQFGPDYKLVDASRPMYQAPITNYDGVVITYDNYLGSGPITTDPNDNNNFNDNTSLRAAVSGHYYSGLTYDYFQSNFGRNSLDDNGMSIICSVHDPTYTNNAFWNGISVNFADGDGTTYKPFSGSLDVVAHELAHGVTEHTANLIYSFESGTLNESFSDVFGAMVDTANWLMGEEIRITSPGFLRNLEDPHQGPNPARFPFGYQPAHLSEYVVLTIDTDNGGVHINSGIPNRAAFIASTAIGRDKTAQIWYRTLTTYLTPGSSLNFWSSMTVQSAKDLYGFPSAEVDGIVLALDSVGFGLVAANPAAVSPMVVTLGASVDTTVTITNYRPENVNWTSVTSAQGFLTLSTSGPSTMASGDSVVVTATMDATSLSTCNLGQVEDTIVMATTNPSVPTIKVPVSIQIGYLPVALMERPITTNCLNVTLNNRPSVHDFVRASDAISRFSLLVMHENGADTSMYLDFYETPTWSTIDSLMNGTIGSDQTRTLRFASNGGKVQGKVTYQWEPSDVAGCGYVTADYAITNNCAAPLAIRSGVFGDFDVASSGSNQCYYDATNKLIWIQDPSNTIAAGVAFLSAGNPRNMRALDNPTYVWDGVIPGDMYQQMFQPTSANGPSNTDWSLLMTFGLDTLSQGDTVKYRIALLYAPGGSSGLVPILSQITPQSCCIGTTGNVNKSVAEIPDLSDLSLLISYLTITPKPSLLCLPEANVNGSVVVTPDLSDLSLLISYLTATPKPTLPACP; translated from the coding sequence ATGCGTCAGTTGATCACCATCGCTCTTGTGGTCTGCCTGGCCGGATCGCTCATGGCTGCGGCTGCCCAACAGCAGATCCCCGCCACCCGGCTTGACATGTTGTCACTCGAGCCTACCTGGCAAACCGCCGAAATTGCTCAGGGACGCTTTGTTGTTCCCGGTTCCACCGTGGAAGAAAAAGCGGTTGCATTCATTTCCTCACGCCCCGATCTCTTTAAACTTAATTCCGCTTCGCAGGAACTGCTGCTCACCCGACAGGCGACTGACCAGCTCGGTCAGGAACATCTTCGCTTTCAGCAGCGCTTCCAGGGTCTGCGCGTCTGGGGAAAAGAGACGATCGTCCACTTCCGCGAAGACCAGTCGATCTATCTGGTCGGCGGACAACTGATCCCCACTCCGTCGCTCGCAACGTCTCCCGCGGTTGATATGGCCACTGCGGAAGCAACCGCGCGCGCGATCCTCGCCGACAGCCTGGTCGGAGAATCGATCAACGCCAACAGCGAACTGCTGATCTACCCCGATCGCAGCGGCACCTCACATCTCGCCTGGCTGGTGACCATCACCGGTGGCGAACGCTCCGCCATTCGCTGGCGCGTTTTTGTCGATGCCCGCTCCGGTCGCGAACTCTTCAAATACAACGACATTCATTTCGATGGCCCTGCCGTCGGTACCGGCGTTGACGTTAACATCAACACGCGCACGCTCCAGACATATCAGTTCGGCCCGGACTATAAACTGGTCGATGCTTCCCGCCCGATGTACCAGGCGCCGATCACCAATTACGATGGTGTCGTCATCACCTATGACAACTACCTCGGCTCTGGTCCGATCACGACCGACCCGAACGACAATAATAATTTCAATGACAACACGTCGCTCCGTGCGGCGGTCTCCGGCCATTACTATTCCGGGCTTACCTACGACTATTTCCAGTCAAACTTTGGCCGAAACAGCCTCGATGACAACGGTATGTCGATCATCTGCTCGGTCCATGACCCCACATATACCAATAATGCCTTCTGGAACGGCATCTCGGTCAACTTCGCCGATGGCGATGGTACCACCTACAAGCCGTTCTCCGGCTCGCTCGATGTTGTCGCGCACGAACTGGCTCATGGCGTCACCGAGCATACCGCCAACTTGATTTATTCTTTTGAATCAGGCACGCTGAATGAATCATTCTCCGATGTTTTCGGTGCCATGGTTGACACAGCCAACTGGCTGATGGGCGAAGAAATTCGCATCACTTCACCCGGATTCCTCCGTAATCTCGAGGACCCGCACCAGGGCCCCAACCCGGCTCGGTTCCCCTTCGGCTATCAACCGGCACATCTCTCTGAGTATGTCGTGCTGACGATTGACACCGACAATGGCGGCGTCCATATCAACTCCGGCATTCCGAACCGTGCAGCCTTCATTGCCTCCACAGCCATCGGTCGCGATAAGACGGCGCAGATCTGGTATCGCACGCTCACCACGTATCTGACTCCAGGATCATCGCTCAACTTCTGGTCGTCGATGACCGTTCAGTCGGCCAAGGATCTCTACGGGTTCCCGTCCGCCGAAGTGGATGGCATAGTGCTGGCGCTTGACTCTGTCGGTTTCGGACTGGTTGCCGCCAATCCGGCCGCGGTCAGCCCGATGGTTGTCACGCTTGGTGCCTCAGTCGACACCACCGTCACCATCACCAACTATCGCCCTGAGAATGTCAACTGGACCTCGGTCACTTCTGCCCAGGGATTCCTGACTCTGTCGACCTCCGGACCCTCCACCATGGCCAGTGGTGACTCCGTTGTCGTCACTGCGACAATGGATGCCACCTCGTTGTCTACCTGCAATCTCGGACAGGTCGAGGATACCATCGTGATGGCCACCACCAATCCATCGGTTCCGACCATCAAGGTTCCGGTCTCAATTCAGATCGGCTACCTCCCAGTAGCGCTCATGGAGCGACCGATCACCACCAACTGCCTGAATGTCACGCTCAATAATCGCCCATCGGTACATGATTTTGTTCGCGCCAGCGATGCCATCTCCAGATTCTCTCTCCTCGTCATGCATGAGAATGGTGCGGATACCTCAATGTATCTGGACTTTTATGAGACCCCCACTTGGTCGACTATCGACAGCTTGATGAATGGCACGATTGGCTCCGATCAAACACGCACCCTCCGCTTCGCCTCTAACGGCGGCAAAGTACAGGGGAAAGTGACCTACCAATGGGAGCCTTCCGATGTTGCCGGATGCGGCTACGTCACGGCCGACTACGCGATCACCAATAATTGTGCCGCACCGCTGGCTATTCGCTCCGGCGTGTTTGGTGATTTTGATGTCGCCTCCTCCGGATCAAACCAATGCTACTATGACGCGACCAACAAACTGATCTGGATTCAGGATCCTTCGAATACCATCGCCGCGGGCGTCGCCTTCCTCTCGGCTGGCAATCCGAGAAATATGCGCGCGCTGGACAACCCGACCTATGTTTGGGATGGTGTCATTCCGGGCGATATGTACCAGCAGATGTTCCAGCCAACCAGTGCCAATGGTCCCAGCAACACCGACTGGTCACTCTTGATGACATTCGGTCTCGACACGCTCAGTCAGGGTGACACGGTCAAGTACCGTATCGCGCTCCTTTATGCTCCAGGCGGAAGTAGTGGCCTGGTTCCGATCCTCTCACAGATCACGCCGCAATCATGCTGTATCGGGACAACCGGCAACGTCAACAAATCGGTAGCCGAGATTCCGGACCTCTCCGATCTCTCCTTGCTGATTTCCTACCTGACCATCACGCCGAAACCGTCACTGCTTTGCCTCCCTGAGGCCAATGTAAACGGATCGGTCGTAGTGACGCCGGACTTGTCCGACCTGTCGCTCCTCATCTCTTATTTGACGGCAACGCCAAAGCCAACTTTGCCGGCTTGCCCATGA
- a CDS encoding response regulator has protein sequence MQNKKVLIAVNNMIFTSKIMSVLDGMDAEGIKAIRSDEIFTKAQELRPDLIIIDLNLNGIEAPSLINKLRSYGATRSIPIVCYSPHIMADQMKAALSAGATEVLPNSKMTSRMNQILGKYINN, from the coding sequence ATGCAAAACAAGAAGGTATTGATTGCCGTCAACAATATGATCTTCACTTCCAAGATCATGTCGGTCCTTGACGGAATGGATGCCGAGGGTATTAAAGCAATTCGTTCAGACGAGATTTTTACCAAAGCGCAGGAACTTCGGCCGGATCTTATCATAATCGACCTCAACCTGAATGGGATTGAGGCGCCGTCGCTGATCAATAAACTCCGCTCCTACGGAGCCACCAGATCAATCCCGATCGTCTGTTATTCGCCACATATCATGGCGGACCAGATGAAAGCTGCGCTCTCTGCGGGTGCCACTGAGGTGTTACCAAACTCCAAGATGACCTCCCGTATGAATCAGATCCTGGGAAAGTATATCAACAACTGA
- a CDS encoding polysaccharide deacetylase family protein: MMRAKIGILGLMILLAVAGGAIGQDEAPAKPVKATKSIAITFNELPAAEAFGEIHPEAINFLILQALKKHEVKAAGFVVGANLENQYDLIGQWLNDGHAIGSMTYNHEDLNDLGYVKFIEEVSMGEAELETMLESFGQKKRYFRYPYLHYGANKEDKRQVKGYLSEAGTVVAHASVVPDDHMYNFTLNKMGKVLDSLQYVVLRDEYFNSVFDELERAEMMANDLVGHQVKQILMLQTNRLNAIYLDELLTALEEAGYKFIPLDAALRDEVYAQAESYYGLRGVGYLDMLALEEE; encoded by the coding sequence ATGATGCGTGCGAAAATAGGAATACTCGGACTGATGATCCTGTTGGCGGTGGCGGGAGGAGCAATCGGACAGGATGAAGCACCGGCTAAGCCGGTCAAAGCGACCAAGTCGATCGCCATCACCTTCAATGAACTTCCGGCGGCGGAAGCATTCGGCGAGATACACCCCGAAGCGATCAATTTCCTGATTCTCCAGGCGCTGAAAAAACATGAGGTGAAGGCGGCGGGATTTGTCGTGGGGGCGAATCTGGAAAATCAATACGACCTGATCGGGCAATGGCTGAATGACGGCCATGCAATCGGGAGTATGACGTACAATCATGAAGATCTGAATGACCTCGGCTATGTGAAGTTCATCGAAGAGGTGTCGATGGGGGAAGCGGAGCTGGAGACGATGCTCGAGAGTTTCGGGCAGAAGAAGCGATATTTCCGCTACCCGTATCTTCACTATGGCGCAAATAAAGAGGATAAGCGGCAGGTGAAGGGGTATCTCTCCGAGGCCGGGACAGTGGTGGCGCATGCGTCGGTGGTGCCCGATGACCATATGTACAATTTCACGCTGAATAAGATGGGGAAGGTGCTGGATTCGCTGCAGTACGTGGTGCTCAGGGATGAGTATTTCAACAGCGTGTTTGATGAGTTGGAGCGGGCCGAGATGATGGCGAATGATCTGGTGGGACACCAGGTGAAGCAGATTCTGATGCTCCAGACAAATCGATTGAACGCGATCTATCTGGATGAGCTGTTGACCGCGCTGGAAGAGGCGGGATATAAGTTCATTCCGCTCGACGCGGCGCTTCGTGACGAAGTGTACGCGCAGGCGGAGAGTTACTATGGATTGCGCGGGGTGGGGTATCTGGATATGCTGGCGCTGGAAGAAGAGTAG
- a CDS encoding DUF2914 domain-containing protein, with protein MKSRILVAMMALAIFCCSAAAQETTAVPVLSAEVQVCTSIVERMPDGADSTFAVTTAQLYCWSKITGAGADGATVTHIWLHDGKEMCQVDLQVKASPWRTWSVKNLYGMAGNWEVRVVDAEGKPIGAAKFKIE; from the coding sequence ATGAAATCAAGAATTCTGGTCGCGATGATGGCACTGGCGATATTCTGCTGCAGTGCCGCAGCTCAGGAAACAACCGCGGTGCCGGTGCTTTCGGCGGAGGTGCAGGTTTGTACCTCGATCGTCGAGCGGATGCCGGACGGGGCGGATTCGACATTCGCCGTGACGACAGCGCAGCTCTATTGCTGGAGCAAGATCACCGGGGCCGGCGCTGACGGTGCGACGGTGACGCATATCTGGTTGCATGACGGCAAGGAGATGTGTCAGGTTGATCTGCAGGTGAAGGCGTCGCCGTGGCGGACCTGGTCGGTGAAGAATCTCTATGGGATGGCCGGGAACTGGGAAGTACGGGTGGTGGATGCGGAGGGGAAGCCGATAGGGGCGGCAAAGTTTAAGATAGAATAA
- the secG gene encoding preprotein translocase subunit SecG, with product MFPVLIVIHVLICLALILVVLMQSSKGEGLSGSAFGGGLSSAVFGGRGAATFLSKATTGLAIAFMVMCIMLAWMSAQDRAAVTGIPADGGESAVTRQAQEEMQRQQQQQQQQGTTPNPAGLPAGDGGGTQTTPPAGGGQ from the coding sequence TTGTTTCCAGTATTGATCGTCATTCACGTTTTGATCTGCCTGGCCCTGATCCTGGTTGTACTGATGCAGTCCAGCAAGGGTGAAGGATTATCCGGTTCCGCTTTCGGCGGCGGGCTGTCATCGGCAGTATTTGGCGGCCGCGGTGCGGCGACCTTCCTCTCCAAGGCGACCACCGGTCTGGCAATCGCTTTTATGGTGATGTGTATTATGCTTGCCTGGATGTCCGCGCAAGATCGCGCGGCGGTGACGGGCATTCCGGCCGACGGCGGCGAATCAGCCGTGACTCGTCAGGCACAGGAAGAGATGCAGCGTCAGCAGCAGCAACAGCAGCAGCAGGGGACGACACCGAATCCGGCGGGATTACCGGCGGGTGATGGTGGCGGCACGCAGACGACTCCTCCGGCAGGTGGCGGTCAGTAG
- a CDS encoding DinB family protein, which translates to MTHEERLALIESYGQAYQKLTEALPKFPRDMWHYKPAPSRWSIHEIIIHLADSEANSYIRARCFIAEPGKTIMAYDQDKWTTDLRYDLQDAAGALELFKWLREMSYRMIRSIPESYWSRVIQHPESGEMTMDRWLQIYENHIPLHIGQMQRNFDAWLSHQK; encoded by the coding sequence ATGACTCATGAAGAACGACTCGCGCTGATCGAATCCTATGGACAGGCATACCAAAAATTGACTGAGGCGCTCCCGAAATTTCCTCGCGACATGTGGCACTACAAGCCCGCGCCGAGTCGCTGGTCCATCCACGAGATCATCATTCATCTCGCCGATTCCGAGGCGAACAGCTACATCCGTGCACGTTGCTTCATTGCAGAGCCGGGGAAAACCATCATGGCCTATGATCAGGACAAATGGACCACTGACCTTCGCTACGATCTGCAGGATGCCGCCGGAGCGCTCGAACTGTTTAAGTGGCTTCGCGAAATGTCCTATCGCATGATCCGCTCTATTCCCGAATCGTATTGGAGCCGAGTTATCCAGCATCCTGAATCCGGCGAAATGACTATGGATCGATGGTTGCAAATCTACGAAAACCACATTCCATTGCATATCGGGCAGATGCAGCGCAATTTCGACGCCTGGCTGTCGCACCAGAAGTAG
- the pyk gene encoding pyruvate kinase yields MKRTKILATYGPAVSSERLLRRMVDEGVNAFRINCSHGSTEDFSGAVRQIRKATTSQRWPVGILFDISGPKLRLARFAGDLAVKAGEQITLTESTSDLKLRQIAVNHPKIIASIRPGERVFIDDGNVGLKAEKCANGKVSLRVLNAGKLLPGKGINLPDSVVQMPTIGAKDKKDLKTAVESGADFVALSFVRSADDVLVARKLIKQYGGKQKIIAKLEKREAIESLESIMDVSDGVMIARGDLGVELPPERLPNLQKRIVELANLHRQPVIVATQMLESMRFSPRPTRAEVNDVASAVFDHADAVMLSAETATGQYPLETVRMMAAVISASEERREVNSGMVVRDLTDSIEPHLVSRMVGAISDDSVIRVIFAFTTSGFTAELIANLFPRQTIAALTSDKNVMRQLSLIRSVCPIYVRQPGSFHSLVSTVNQVSRKYQLASKGEHVIITGGAPFGRTVPSNLVMIHEVE; encoded by the coding sequence ATGAAACGAACCAAAATACTGGCGACATATGGTCCGGCGGTCAGTTCGGAGCGGTTGCTCCGTCGGATGGTCGATGAAGGCGTAAATGCTTTCCGTATAAACTGCTCTCACGGAAGCACCGAAGATTTTTCGGGAGCGGTCCGTCAAATCCGAAAAGCGACCACCAGCCAGCGCTGGCCGGTCGGAATTCTCTTTGATATCTCCGGCCCGAAACTTCGACTCGCAAGATTTGCGGGTGACCTAGCGGTCAAGGCAGGCGAACAGATCACGTTGACGGAATCGACGAGCGATCTGAAACTTCGCCAGATCGCAGTAAATCATCCCAAGATCATTGCATCGATCAGACCGGGCGAACGAGTTTTTATTGACGACGGGAATGTCGGTCTGAAAGCGGAGAAATGCGCGAATGGCAAAGTCAGCCTCAGGGTGCTGAACGCCGGAAAACTACTTCCCGGGAAAGGGATCAACCTTCCGGATTCAGTGGTGCAGATGCCGACTATCGGCGCAAAAGATAAGAAAGATCTCAAGACAGCGGTCGAGAGCGGCGCGGATTTTGTCGCGCTGTCTTTCGTACGTTCGGCGGATGATGTGCTGGTCGCGCGTAAACTCATCAAGCAGTATGGCGGAAAACAGAAGATCATCGCCAAGCTGGAGAAGCGGGAAGCGATCGAATCGCTCGAGTCAATTATGGATGTATCTGACGGAGTGATGATCGCTCGAGGGGATCTGGGGGTGGAGCTGCCGCCGGAGCGTCTGCCTAATTTGCAGAAGCGGATCGTTGAGCTGGCGAATCTGCACCGTCAGCCGGTGATAGTTGCGACGCAGATGCTGGAGTCAATGCGGTTTTCGCCGCGACCGACGCGCGCAGAGGTGAATGATGTTGCCTCGGCGGTCTTTGACCATGCGGATGCGGTGATGCTCTCTGCGGAGACGGCGACCGGGCAATACCCGCTGGAGACTGTCCGGATGATGGCGGCGGTGATCTCGGCAAGCGAGGAACGTCGGGAGGTCAACTCCGGCATGGTGGTGCGTGACCTGACGGATAGTATTGAGCCACATTTGGTTTCGCGGATGGTGGGGGCGATCTCGGACGACAGTGTGATCCGGGTGATCTTTGCCTTTACGACCTCCGGATTTACGGCGGAATTGATCGCCAATCTCTTTCCGCGTCAGACGATCGCTGCGCTCACATCCGACAAAAATGTCATGCGACAGCTCTCATTGATCCGGTCGGTTTGTCCGATATATGTACGGCAGCCCGGCTCGTTCCATTCGCTGGTGTCAACCGTGAATCAGGTCAGCCGGAAATACCAACTGGCAAGCAAAGGAGAGCATGTGATCATCACGGGAGGCGCGCCTTTCGGCAGAACGGTGCCTTCAAATCTGGTGATGATCCATGAGGTAGAATGA
- a CDS encoding deoxyribodipyrimidine photo-lyase — MGKRYHISLFIFRRDLRLDDNTALRTVLESSDLVIPCFIFDPQQVRNNPYRGNNAMQFMLESLEWLDKQLTSQGGRLYLFEGEPAAVIDQLIAQHQINAVFVNRDYTPYSIARDRSINEICDQHSVAFHQHADALLTEPEAVLKDDGKPYTVYTPFAKRARTILIPEPQAVSTRNFHTEDIAGTVRLTDLPIHPSRNESLFTHGGSDNAISQLAHLDTFRDYATTRDIPSLNATTGLSAHLKFGTISVRRVYRSIASRFGESHTLINELYWRDFFTHIAFHFPHIFTGAFHAKYDQLAWSTDTSAFERWCSGTTGFPIVDAGMRQLNQTGFMHNRVRMIVASFLVKDLHLDWHWGEKYFAQKLSDYDPSVNNGNWQWAASTGCDAAPYFRIFNPWLQQKKFDPDCVYIHRWIPELALLSPSQIHSLHESNNVTPGYPSPMVDHRIEAERSKQIFASLNQQLKGTI; from the coding sequence ATGGGCAAGCGCTACCACATCTCGCTATTCATCTTTCGGCGCGACCTCCGTCTCGACGACAACACCGCCCTGCGCACCGTCCTTGAGTCATCTGATCTCGTCATCCCCTGCTTCATCTTCGATCCTCAGCAGGTCCGCAACAACCCGTACCGCGGCAACAACGCGATGCAATTTATGCTGGAGTCGCTCGAATGGCTGGATAAGCAATTGACATCACAAGGCGGCAGGCTTTATCTCTTTGAAGGCGAACCGGCCGCGGTCATCGACCAACTCATCGCTCAGCATCAGATCAACGCCGTCTTCGTCAATCGCGACTACACTCCCTACAGTATCGCTCGCGACAGATCGATCAACGAAATCTGCGACCAGCACTCTGTTGCGTTTCACCAGCACGCCGATGCGCTCCTGACCGAGCCCGAGGCTGTCCTCAAAGATGATGGCAAACCTTACACCGTCTACACGCCGTTTGCGAAACGCGCCCGTACTATTCTCATTCCGGAACCGCAGGCAGTCTCAACCCGCAATTTCCACACGGAAGATATCGCGGGAACAGTCCGCCTCACGGATCTGCCAATTCATCCATCGCGCAATGAATCGCTCTTTACCCATGGCGGCTCTGACAATGCGATTTCACAACTCGCGCATCTCGATACATTCAGGGATTACGCCACCACCCGAGATATCCCGTCGCTCAACGCCACCACCGGACTCTCCGCTCACCTGAAATTCGGGACTATCTCAGTTCGTCGCGTCTACCGGTCAATTGCTTCGCGATTTGGTGAAAGCCATACTCTGATAAACGAACTCTACTGGCGCGACTTTTTCACCCACATCGCGTTCCATTTCCCCCATATCTTCACCGGCGCGTTCCATGCCAAATACGATCAGCTCGCCTGGTCCACTGACACGAGCGCTTTCGAACGCTGGTGTTCCGGCACTACCGGCTTTCCCATCGTCGATGCCGGCATGCGGCAACTCAACCAGACCGGCTTCATGCACAATCGCGTCCGCATGATCGTCGCCTCTTTCCTGGTCAAAGACCTGCATCTCGACTGGCACTGGGGAGAGAAGTACTTCGCACAAAAACTCTCGGACTACGATCCGTCCGTCAACAATGGCAACTGGCAGTGGGCCGCTTCGACCGGCTGCGATGCTGCCCCTTATTTCCGCATCTTCAATCCCTGGCTCCAGCAAAAGAAGTTTGACCCTGACTGCGTATATATACACCGATGGATTCCGGAGCTTGCTCTCCTCTCCCCCTCGCAGATTCACTCATTGCACGAGTCAAACAACGTCACACCGGGCTATCCTTCGCCGATGGTCGACCACCGCATCGAAGCGGAACGCTCCAAACAGATATTTGCTTCGCTCAACCAACAATTGAAAGGGACGATATGA